The DNA window CTCCGGGTCGGGCTTCACGCTGTCGAGCACGAAGCGGGCGGGCTGGAAGAAGTTGGTTTTGCTCCCCACAGCCCCCCCGGCAACGTCAGGCAAGCCCGCCGCAGGCCCACTCGCAGCGGCGGCCGTCGTGGCCGGGGCATCGGCCAGCAGGTCGGGCGTTTTGGGGTTGAAGACGACGATGTAGGCCGTCACGGCTACTACCAGCACCATCAGGGCAATCACCCTGGTCAGCAGGCCAGCGATTTTGATGAAGGCCTGCTTGTCTTCCGGCTGCAGCCGAGGCGAGGGGTCGGGAGTGGTTTCCATGAGGCCAAGGAGAGAGGTGAAACAGGCGGCAATGGCCAGCCAGCGCGCAAAACAACTTGTTTTGCGGAATGCAGACAGTCAATTAGTTAAATCGGGCAAAGCAAGCGCTACCATTCGGCCGCTCTGCCCCGTTCAGGCGGCTAGACCGTGTGCAGAATCACGTAGAGCGAGCCGGTCGAAATCACTACCCAGAGCAGAATGCCCAGCACGTAGGGCTTTATTCCCACCGAGCGCACCACCTTGGCCGAGAGGCCCGCGCCGATAAAGAACAGCGTCACCGTGAGGCCGATTTTGGCCAGGTTCACCATCACCGGGCCCAGGGGCTTGGCGGCGGGAATAAAGGTGTTGACCAGCATGGCGGCGATGAAACCAAAGATGAAGTAGGGAATTTTCACCTTCACGCCCTTCTGCTTGAATAGCATGGCCGTGCCGATGGAAATTGGGATAATCCAGAGGGCGCGGGCCAGCTTCACGGTGGTGGCCACTTCCAGGGCCTGGTTGCCGTAGGCCGCCGCCGCCCCCACCACCGAAGAGGTGTCGTGGATGGCAATGGCGCACCACAGGCCGAACTGGTTCTGCGTCATGGCCAGGGCGTGGCCGATGGGCGGGAAGGCGAATAGGGCCACGGCATTGAGCACGAACACCGTGCCCAGCGCCACCGACATTTCCTCGTCCTTGGCCCGCAGCACCGGTCCGATGGCCGCGATGGCCGAGCCGCCGCAAATAGCGGTGCCGCACGAAATCAAATGCACCACGTGCTTGCCCAGCCCCAGCCACCGGCCCACCACCAGGCCCAGCAGCAGCGTGCCGAAGATGGACACCACCGTGAAAATGATGCCCTCCTTGCCGGCCTGCACCGCCGCGTGGGCATTCATGCCAAAGCCCAGCCCGATAACCGAGAACTGGAGCAGCTTGGCCGTGGCCTGCTTGGTTTGCGTGGTGAAGGGGTTGCCGATGGTTTGGGCCAGCAGCAGGCCCAGCGCCAGGGCAATGGGCGGCGAGGCCCA is part of the Hymenobacter sublimis genome and encodes:
- a CDS encoding YeiH family protein, producing MALPVQPTPLQASTPLPAPAPAGETAAPEFNETTGFFRHLHTPRVVFGQDFTLKQVVFVLFFVFCLTPWASPPIALALGLLLAQTIGNPFTTQTKQATAKLLQFSVIGLGFGMNAHAAVQAGKEGIIFTVVSIFGTLLLGLVVGRWLGLGKHVVHLISCGTAICGGSAIAAIGPVLRAKDEEMSVALGTVFVLNAVALFAFPPIGHALAMTQNQFGLWCAIAIHDTSSVVGAAAAYGNQALEVATTVKLARALWIIPISIGTAMLFKQKGVKVKIPYFIFGFIAAMLVNTFIPAAKPLGPVMVNLAKIGLTVTLFFIGAGLSAKVVRSVGIKPYVLGILLWVVISTGSLYVILHTV